The following DNA comes from Salminus brasiliensis chromosome 21, fSalBra1.hap2, whole genome shotgun sequence.
AGGTCAGTAAGAGGCGGGAAATGTGGAACTGGTCCCAAGTGGTTGTTAATCCTCTGTTCTGTCCTTCCAAACTGAGTTTTGTATCACTTTCTGGACATGTAACACTTTGATGTTGCTAAACTCTATTAAaagctgtttatggtttacagGCGTCTGTTATTGATCATATTAAATATGGCGGGGAGTAGAGTTTGCAGTGATGCGGCGCGGCCATGAACACTGCCATAAAACTGCAGAATGCCATAAAACTGCAGAACCATGTGTGGTGGAGCAGTCTAATGCGCTGTCACTATGGCCCGGGAGGTCATGAGTTCAAGGCCCAAGCCAATGGCGCTGTGTTTATCAGCAGCCGAAGTTTAGGAGGGTTCAATTGGCTGTGctttctctccaggtgggtagatggtgctctctcccctcatcactcttaagcgatgttggcctgCACAGGCTGGTGCTGTGGAGCTACGGACGATTGTCTGGCTTCGGGTCGGAGCCCTTACCCTCCAAGTGTCAGGAGTGCCTAAGCACATGATCCTactaaaaaaaactctttttatTTACTCGGATTTGgggataaataataatactaataattaaaaaaaaattaacaaataaaaaaatggtaaaatgtgatgttttattcatttcaaaTCCCGTTCATTTATTTTCTGTAGGACATTTACTCACCTATTTACAACTaatcatcaacaacaacattaaTTGATCTgagggatttgattgcattcagccacaattTAGAGCATCCGTGAGGTCAggttcaaaagtattggatgacgCTCCGTCCATCGCGCCATcgatgctccacagctcgatgtttggggggggggctttatactccactaggccacacctggcattggggGCACGGTGACCTTAGGGTCATGTGCTTATGGCTGGTCCTGTCTGCGTCCCGTTGTATCGGTCAGAGCTttttctgtggagattatacaagctgtgtgaggAATAAGAGCAGCCAAGtgctgtctggatacttttggatacGTTGTATGTGATGGAGGGCCATATAGGAAAATATTTGTCATATCTGGCCTCATCTCGTAGCATCTCGAGGTACTTCGACCTCCTCTCTGGCTGGGCTGTGGACCACTGGTTTGGTCTGTAGTGGCCCTGGTTAGAAAGCCGCAGGGCTGAGTTGAGGGTCTTTCTGGTTTCTGTAGCGAAGGACCAGCCACACGGCCAGGATCTGAAAAAAGACAACACTAccaatcacacacatacacacctgacACCAGGTGAAATGGAAAATCTgtttagggccccataaaggcttgggccggccctggtGGCAGCGTATAGAACCATCTGTggatgttccaacatctagtgtaaagccttcccaaaaCAGTAGAGGCAACTCCCTATGATAATCCTTGATTATGGAAGGACATATttgggtgtccacatacttatgTCAATTTCAGCAGATCGTAGACTGAAATGACCGCTCTAATCTgggaaaaacaagcaaacagacCAACCAGTGAGAAGCTGAAGACGAGTCCAATGCCTCCCAGGATCTTCAGGGTCTCCCCACCGTCCTGCAGGAGCAGGTCCCCGCACTGGAAACACTGCCCTCTGACCTTACAGGCcttagagagacagagaggacacATCTTTCTTAAAGGGCCCCGTATCCTACAACTTCCCtctggtttttgttttttaaattttttttatcaaccacgaaaacatttttttatttattactactctttatgtaaataagctctgctctgattggctgccctgtattagTATATCTGATTGTAAAAAGAAGTCAGAACTGAAACTGTTTACagtcagtgtgaatgggtggggttacaCTGTGGGGCAGGCTGAATTGGGGGGCTACATTCCTGTGTATGTGTTCAGGCAGCGGGTACGTACAGCGGTACACATCCCGGCGTCCAGGCTGAACTCCTCTCTTTTCTGAGTGCTGTTGTTCAGACCACAGCAGTCCAACCGCCGCTCCAGAGACCTTCTCACATCACTGCTCATCCCTGCCCACGACTTACTGAGAACTCTCTCCTGCgttgaaccacacacacacacacacacacacacacacacacacacacatatacacatgagGAAATCCTCTTGTAATGCTGATCTCTGCAACAGTGGAGAAGGAGCACACCGTGTAGCCTTTACTTGCCTGCTGTTCCCGGCTGAAGGCGAAGCAGGAGCAGGACACGCCGAACTGGAAAAGAAACACTAGGAGCAGGATGAGCATGTACTGCAGAGAGGAATCAAGGAACGTATAAGAATTCATAACAACAGAGCTTACAAAGCTTTATaactattaatataaatattcaaataagtaatatttaatagtaacagtgtacagtgatgtccgtaaatattattattattattattattattattaatattacagatTTATGGATGAGGATCAGGCCTATATTAAGGGAGAGgctttaaataaacagtaaatctgTCAAATAATTCATTTCATATAAACCCAACCAGAAATGTTTAATTGGAGACGTGGACACACAGTAGATCTGTCTCTTTAGAACTGTCCTATTAAGTTTATATATACATCCTTatgcaaaagtctgggcacccctggttaaaaagcatgttttgttgattttctaacaGTAAATTTGTGAACATATTTAAAACACAATTCCTCTTTATTCACTATAAATATACAGCATGCCCTCACTTTTATACACTCCACATTTAATGCAAATACACACTCATtttgctttaggatgtgcagaAGACCGTTTAGCTCATTTTATACATGAAGACAATTCAAAGcacttttttctttaataagacagaaaataaatcagagaaaagaaaataaatataaaaatgtggCTCTTTGGTGGAAAAGCTCACAGAGTTACGTGGGTTTGCTGAACATAAAGGATACAAAGAACAGCAGGATCTGGTGGTGTCTGAGGGTCCCCATGAGTCCCACAATGGAGATAAGGAGCAGGAGGACCCCGAGCACGATCACCCCGCTAGTGATGTTTATGCTAGCCACTAAAGCGAAGCCTCTGCTCCAGGCGGCCGCTCCGatcagaaagccagccagcacctGAGGAACAGCAGACACGGCGTTTACACGGCTAAGCGTAGAGCTGGAGGAGCTGCTGGATTAGCATGTGTAGCCTCCAGCAGGGTTCTGCAGCTCAGTGTACAGCACAGCCAGTTTACTTAATTAAACTCATAAAAAGCACCATGATTAATGAATGAGCTCGACTGTGTGTATTAACCCCAGATCTGCACCGCTATGCTGACTGTGCTGAGCTGTGGCTCCTTCCCGCTTCAGGAGCCCGGGGCTGAATGATGAAAAGTGAGGAGGCTGGAGGCTAATTCTCAGGCCTATCCAGGCCAATCCTTTCAGCTTGAGGTCGACTCACCATATGAACCACGTTTAGGGCGCAGAGTAAGTTCCTCGTACGCTTGAATCCTAAGCTCGCCATCGCAGAAGCTTTAAATCACTGTCCTGAGAACCTGAGAAATCCACAGAAACGGCCGAGCCTGAGCTGCTGGGATCGTGTTGGTGTATAACCAGCCGGAGAGTCCCAGGCCAAACTCCTCCGAGGAGTAAAAGTCCACAGTCATAAACGAGGACGGCGCTCGGGTAAAGGGTGGATCAGCGCTCTGCTGGGAAGGAAATAGCAGTAATCAATGCTGTCGGGGCTATGATCAGACAACCGGGGCTGACCAGGTGTTCACGACGTCAGATGTTTCAGTCAAAGATTATAATTAAGATTAATTAAGATTTATTCAGTTCCAGATCCCCAACTGTCTATAACTCCCCCGTCACATGATGCTacactgtattgacaaaagtcttgggacacctgctcattcaatgtttgaACTAAAATCTTGAGTTCTTCTGCTGCcgagggaaggctttctactagattttagaggagcattgctgtgaggatttgattgcatttagccaaaagagtgtcagtgaggtcagggtgttgaatgatcaccccACATTATCccagactcatcccaaaagtactggatggagctcctccaccatcattccagagaacacagttcctccactgctccacagctcctcaatgctggggggctttatacccctctagcccacgcctggcattagatgTGGGGCAACCGATCAATACCTGACCGTTACTGAATTCCCTGTGATGTGAATGGATCTATGAGATGAATCATCTAATCCCTGGTTTGACCTTATTTTGGAGAGTCTGATATTGTTGTATATGGCTTGGAGGTTATCTAGTCAGGGTGTCTGTTAGTGTTGCCATGGTTACATCCATGTTTCTTTTGTACCGTTATTCTCACACTCTCCATGCTGGTGttagatgtgcacacacacacacacacgcacacacagatgTATTGTTTGTTGCTCTTTATATAAGCAGGAGATTCGGCTATGAGGAATACACTTCCAGTCTGGCTCTCTGGTGCATGtaatcatgaccctattggctccatgctgcctaatgtcaggtgtgggctagaggggtataaagccccccagcattgaggagctgtggagcagtggaagaactgtgttctctggaatgatggtggaggagctccatccagtacttttggataggattagttggggatgatgaggtggggtggtgatcaatcattcAACATTATGACCTCACTaaactcttgtggctgaatgcaatcaaattctcacagcaatgcttctcttccaaaatctagtagaaagtcttcttatctggacagtagagacagttactccatcaaaagcaggatccgctctttaatccccttgatttcagaagaaacagtgaatgagcaggtgtcccaatacttttgtccatatagtgcattttcAGGAAGAAGAAAACTGCAACCTGATAAGCTGTTTAATGATGTTGATTTGTGTTTATCTAAGATCCCGTTTGGGAGCTTGTTTCTGTTCGTGAGTGCCTGAGTCTGAAAGTGCATTCTGGGAGCATACTGCGATTGTAGTCCTGAGGCATTGTGACACTGTGAAACCCTAATTTCAGGGTGTCCTGATTGGAGTAACAGGGCTAATTGGTAtaaacacacaggcacacacaggcCTGGGGAAAGCACACCGGCAAGATGCATGAGTAATGTTGTGATAATCATATTAGTGATCCTCAAATTCTCAAAAATGGATTTAGCTGAGACCAAAACAAGCAtcagtcagacacacacacacacacacacacacacactgaaatgcAGAGCTGGATCTGATTGTCACCTTAGCTGTTAACAACATACAACAATATAAGAGTCTATAAGTCGCAAAGGCCCCCATGCCCGATGCAGAgggtgggctagagaggtataaagccccccatcattgGACTGTGGTGCATTGGGCTGAGTTCTCCTGAGGGATGGAGCTTCCTCCAGTTCCTTTGAGATGTAGGATCCACAACTAATCATACAGCATTCCCAGCCAGACCTCTCTGATGCTCatgtgtggctgaatgcaatcagatcctcacagcaattttcaGAGGCTGTTACTCCAGCAAAGGCCAACAAACCCTCTGTAAATTCCCATTTTCAACGGAAAAAGCaagtgtccacatacttctggACAGTGCATGTTCTGTAAATAGGAATGAGACTAATCTAGGTCTCGCTCACACTCTCGCTGCTctcccacccatccatccacccaagTTCTGCTGTCCCCTCCCAATTCCTCTGACTGAGCTTGTCCCTGTCTGTGCGACTCTCCGAACACTCCTCGTGATTCGCTGCCGTGTCCCATTTTACTGAGACTGAGAGTTTGAGGAGAGGAGGGTGGGAACGGGGTGGTGCGGCCGAGGGTGGAGAGGTAGAGTCTAGGGGAAAGCTGCTCCTTTTTGTCCCAGGagtcacactgtgctgaaggaGAACGGATCTCTGGAATTTTCCCCGTCTCCGCTCCCTCCCGCTCCGCACATCTGCAGCGCTCCCTCCATCATTCAGGCTGTGTGACTCGGCCGGAGCAGGCAGGGGGTTGGAAGGCAGGGTGGCTTTGAGggggaggagagacagaggagggGTGTAGAggggctgaatgcattcactctctctctctctctctctcgctctctctctctctctcacacacacacacacacagtccttcaCTCTTgctctccctgtgtgtgtgtgtgtgtgtgtgtgcgtgtgtgtctattactctcccctccctcctccGCAAAATTTGACTTGCTAATTGCCTGAGacatggtagagagagagtgtgagagagcgagggagagagcaagcgagaggATGAGGATGCGGCGGTAAACGGTTTTCTACATCTTCCAGAACGGCTCCTGCtccccctctcctcttcccCCGGTCCAGCGTGGCGTGTTGCGGGATGAGGCTGCATTGACAGGTTCTCCCTCCTTCGTGGTGGAGCCATGCTGCA
Coding sequences within:
- the LOC140543101 gene encoding tetraspanin-31-like: MASLGFKRTRNLLCALNVVHMVLAGFLIGAAAWSRGFALVASINITSGVIVLGVLLLLISIVGLMGTLRHHQILLFFYMLILLLVFLFQFGVSCSCFAFSREQQERVLSKSWAGMSSDVRRSLERRLDCCGLNNSTQKREEFSLDAGMCTAACKVRGQCFQCGDLLLQDGGETLKILGGIGLVFSFSLILAVWLVLRYRNQKDPQLSPAAF